From the Candidatus Melainabacteria bacterium genome, one window contains:
- the murC gene encoding UDP-N-acetylmuramate--L-alanine ligase — MEIDAASCAQTQHEQSVGQTPIKFDLDKIDGPIHFIGIGGIGMSAIARLLLGKGRAVSGSDKSASSITEELEALGAKIFIGHQASNVKDAGALVVSTAIQTDNPEYAFAQERNLPICHRSDLLSMLSKSSKLIAISGTHGKTTTTGMVGQILLDCRVDPSIVVGGIFDRIGSNAHLGKSEYFVAEADESDRTHAQVTSYISVLTNIEADHLENYPGGLKQIRDVMASFANGSSFAVVICGDDEGCRAVMPAIDKRMVVYGKRGGGAYDYSYESLPGFGMKVFKKDTLLGTVELSVPGEHNKSNALAAMVVAFEMGQEFDPVAESIATFSGVDRRFQIIGEHNQIVVVDDYAHHPTEVVALLQAARQYIQGRKELKRTVAIFQPHQPGRLRDLWNEFCGAFANADVLFVADVYVARGKGIENITSERFCKEVKHPGAIYLNGPTETLTEKVAAHLVPGDLVITIGAGDITNMGPALVKHLVQGHSNGSTK, encoded by the coding sequence TTGGAAATAGATGCGGCATCCTGCGCTCAAACGCAGCACGAACAGTCCGTTGGGCAAACTCCGATCAAATTCGACCTGGATAAAATAGACGGTCCGATCCATTTCATTGGCATCGGCGGTATAGGAATGTCGGCGATCGCGCGACTGCTATTAGGCAAGGGCAGGGCGGTTTCAGGGTCAGACAAATCGGCGTCATCGATTACAGAAGAACTCGAAGCTCTCGGCGCTAAGATTTTCATTGGACATCAGGCTTCCAACGTCAAGGATGCTGGTGCGCTGGTGGTCTCGACGGCGATTCAGACCGATAACCCTGAATATGCGTTTGCTCAAGAACGAAATTTGCCGATATGTCATCGGTCCGACCTTTTGTCGATGCTGAGCAAATCGTCCAAGCTCATCGCTATTTCCGGCACGCACGGTAAAACGACGACAACCGGCATGGTCGGTCAGATTTTGCTCGATTGTCGTGTCGATCCCTCTATTGTGGTCGGCGGCATTTTCGACCGTATCGGCTCTAACGCGCATCTGGGAAAGAGTGAGTACTTTGTCGCAGAAGCTGACGAGAGCGACAGAACCCATGCCCAGGTGACTTCATATATTTCTGTTTTGACGAACATCGAAGCTGACCATCTGGAGAATTATCCTGGAGGGCTCAAGCAGATTCGTGACGTTATGGCATCGTTTGCCAACGGTTCTTCATTCGCTGTAGTCATTTGCGGTGATGATGAGGGCTGTCGCGCCGTCATGCCGGCTATTGATAAGCGCATGGTTGTATACGGTAAGAGAGGCGGTGGCGCTTACGACTACTCGTATGAGAGTCTGCCTGGCTTCGGAATGAAAGTGTTCAAGAAAGATACGCTACTGGGAACAGTGGAGTTGTCTGTTCCGGGCGAGCACAACAAGTCTAATGCGCTTGCTGCAATGGTTGTGGCTTTCGAGATGGGTCAGGAGTTCGACCCGGTGGCGGAGTCAATTGCCACGTTCAGCGGAGTTGACCGTCGCTTTCAGATTATCGGCGAGCACAATCAGATAGTCGTGGTTGATGACTACGCGCACCATCCTACTGAAGTAGTTGCTCTTCTGCAGGCTGCTCGCCAGTATATTCAAGGGCGCAAAGAGCTGAAGCGCACCGTTGCAATTTTTCAGCCGCACCAACCGGGGCGGTTGCGTGACTTGTGGAACGAGTTTTGCGGAGCTTTCGCCAACGCAGACGTCCTCTTCGTCGCCGACGTTTATGTGGCACGCGGAAAAGGCATTGAGAACATCACGTCGGAGCGCTTTTGCAAGGAAGTAAAGCATCCCGGAGCCATTTATCTAAATGGGCCTACCGAGACTTTGACTGAGAAAGTGGCAGCACATCTGGTGCCTGGCGATCTTGTCATAACGATTGGTGCCGGCGACATCACAAACATGGGTCCAGCGCTCGTTAAGCACCTGGTGCAAGGTCACTCGAATGGAAGCACAAAGTAA
- a CDS encoding alpha/beta hydrolase, protein MTQSETQSGVELVPINSVRYGDKGDVVLMMHGWGLNLDSMRILGELLGKWNQVIIVDLPGFGKSPKPDADWDTIQYAERMAKYIDEQNISPAHLIGHSFGGRVAIRMASRFPEKVKSVVLINAHGLQRQLTGQRKFKSMRTKFLSKTCKFIDGIFGTKTYQNWFTPKYASRDYLNAGPLKNIMVKAVTEDVTPDALKVKAPTFMLYGEKDDETPVEFGERYKSLIKNSQLVVLPGKDHFPFMDEGAHLCASYILKFFRSLDAEGVSSNQAGNVK, encoded by the coding sequence ATGACGCAAAGCGAGACACAATCAGGCGTTGAGCTAGTGCCCATCAACTCGGTTCGATACGGCGATAAAGGCGACGTCGTTTTGATGATGCACGGTTGGGGGCTCAACCTCGATTCCATGCGGATTCTGGGTGAGCTGCTCGGTAAGTGGAATCAAGTCATCATTGTTGACTTGCCGGGATTCGGCAAATCTCCAAAACCTGATGCCGACTGGGATACGATTCAATATGCGGAACGCATGGCGAAGTATATCGACGAACAAAATATATCGCCGGCACATCTGATCGGACATTCTTTCGGTGGACGTGTTGCAATTCGTATGGCCAGCCGCTTTCCTGAGAAGGTGAAAAGCGTCGTTTTGATTAATGCTCATGGACTGCAGCGTCAACTGACCGGGCAGAGAAAATTTAAGTCGATGAGAACGAAGTTCCTGTCTAAGACTTGCAAATTTATCGATGGAATATTCGGCACGAAAACCTACCAGAACTGGTTTACGCCGAAGTATGCATCTCGAGATTATTTGAATGCGGGACCGCTCAAAAACATAATGGTCAAAGCGGTGACGGAAGACGTCACGCCCGATGCCCTGAAAGTGAAGGCGCCAACTTTCATGCTCTACGGCGAGAAAGATGATGAAACGCCTGTTGAATTCGGTGAGCGATACAAGAGCCTGATCAAAAACTCGCAACTGGTCGTTTTGCCTGGCAAAGACCACTTTCCGTTCATGGATGAAGGTGCGCATCTTTGCGCCAGCTATATTTTGAAATTTTTCCGCAGTCTTGATGCAGAGGGAGTTTCGTCCAATCAGGCGGGGAACGTGAAGTGA
- the murB gene encoding UDP-N-acetylmuramate dehydrogenase, whose product MEAQSNVPLWRYTTLKIGGEAASFYQPESIDELVELMETLKKQGQPWFVLGGGSNLLVSSKGVEGSVIRTAHMKRMENPEPNVIVADAGARLPHLARFAASKGLSGFEFSVGIPGTVGGGVIMNAGAHGSCMSNLIETVTIFDTEKEEIITLANDEIGFVYRRCNLDPAKHVVLSARFRLTDERPDVIEANIKHNEEYRWKTQPLGWPNAGSTFKNPEPTRGAGLLLDQSGAKQLKEGNAAVSAVHANFVINMGGATSDEVTTLLRRMQDTVYDNFDIRLHPEWKIVGDFTNSEREVFES is encoded by the coding sequence ATGGAAGCACAAAGTAACGTACCGCTCTGGCGTTACACGACCTTGAAGATAGGTGGGGAGGCGGCTAGCTTCTATCAGCCTGAATCTATTGATGAATTAGTCGAATTGATGGAAACGTTGAAGAAGCAAGGACAACCGTGGTTTGTTCTGGGCGGCGGATCTAACTTGCTCGTTTCTTCTAAAGGGGTTGAGGGAAGCGTAATCCGTACTGCTCACATGAAGCGTATGGAAAATCCAGAACCAAACGTCATCGTTGCCGATGCTGGGGCGAGATTGCCTCATTTGGCTCGCTTTGCGGCTTCCAAAGGTCTGTCTGGCTTTGAATTCTCAGTCGGCATTCCCGGCACCGTGGGTGGAGGCGTCATCATGAATGCCGGTGCCCACGGCAGTTGCATGTCCAACTTAATCGAGACGGTGACGATATTCGACACCGAGAAAGAAGAGATTATTACCCTGGCGAATGATGAGATTGGTTTTGTATATAGAAGATGCAATCTTGATCCGGCTAAGCACGTTGTTCTCTCTGCTCGCTTCAGGCTCACTGACGAACGACCTGATGTAATCGAAGCCAATATCAAGCACAACGAAGAATATCGCTGGAAGACTCAGCCGCTTGGTTGGCCCAATGCCGGCAGCACCTTCAAAAATCCAGAACCGACCAGAGGTGCAGGTCTGCTTCTCGATCAGTCCGGCGCCAAGCAGCTCAAGGAAGGAAATGCTGCGGTTTCGGCAGTGCATGCCAATTTCGTCATTAACATGGGCGGCGCTACATCTGATGAAGTAACAACATTGCTCAGGCGCATGCAAGATACTGTTTATGACAATTTCGATATCCGTTTGCATCCAGAGTGGAAAATAGTCGGCGATTTTACAAACTCTGAACGAGAAGTTTTCGAGTCTTAG